One part of the Vitis riparia cultivar Riparia Gloire de Montpellier isolate 1030 chromosome 15, EGFV_Vit.rip_1.0, whole genome shotgun sequence genome encodes these proteins:
- the LOC117932171 gene encoding exportin-2, which yields MEWNAETLQFLSQCFLHTLSPNPEPRRRAESSLSEAADRPNYGLAVLRLVAEPSVDGQIRQSAAVNFKNHLRVRWSTEVSREPNAVTLISIPESEKEQIKTLIVPLMLSATPRIQSQLSEALSLIGKHDFPKKWPSLLPELVSSLRTASQSSDYATINGILGTANSIFKKFRYQYKTNDLLLDLKYCLDNFAAPLLEIFLKTAALIDSVVNSGGPAVAATLRPLIESQRLCCRIFYSLNFQELPEFFEDHMKEWMGEFKKYLTMRYPALEEGSGDGLAVVDELRAAVCENISLYIEKNEEEFQEYLNDFALAVWSLLTTVSASSSRDRLTITAIKFLTTVSTSVHHTLFAADNVISQICQGIVIPNVRLRDEDEELFEMNYVEFVRRDMEGSDLDTRRRIACELLKGIATNYKERVTAIVSVQIQNMLGSFATNPAVNWKDKDCAIYLVVSLATKKAGGNSVSTDLVNVESFFGSVIVPELKSQDVNGFPMLKAGALKFFTMFRNQISKPIAIALVPDVVRFLGSESNVVHSYAANCIEKLLLVKEEGGMARYTSSDISPFLPVLIGNLFNALKFPDSEENQYIMKCIMRVLGVADITREVAGPCILELTNVLAEVCKNPKNPVFNHYLFEAVAVLVRRACEKDASLISAFEGSLFPSLQTILVNDVTEFFPYAFQLLAQLVELNRPPIPPSYMQIFELLLSPDSWRKTANVPALVRLLQAFLQKAPHELNREGRLSQVLGIFERLISSHTTDEQGFYVLNTVIENLGYEVIAPYVSHIWATLFGRLQKNRTVKFVKSFLIFMSLFLVKHGSTNLVDSINAVQPNIFLVILEQFWIPNLKLITGAIELKLTSVASTRLLCESPALLDPTSVKQWGKLLDSIITLLSRPEQDRVEVEPEVLDIGETMVYAATYVPLQNAGRKEEDPLKEIKDPKEFLVASLANLSAHSPGRYPQIINENLDQANQTALLQLCGTYKLPIV from the coding sequence ATGGAATGGAACGCTGAAACCCTACAATTCCTCTCCCAATGCTTCCTCCATACGCTTTCTCCAAATCCCGAGCCTCGCCGCCGCGCCGAATCATCTCTCTCCGAAGCTGCTGACCGGCCCAACTACGGCCTCGCTGTCCTCCGCCTTGTCGCTGAGCCCTCCGTCGATGGGCAGATCCGCCAGAGCGCCGCCGTCAACTTCAAGAACCACCTCCGTGTTAGGTGGTCGACAGAGGTGTCAAGGGAGCCGAATGCTGTGACCCTAATCTCAATTCCTGAGTCCGAAAAGGAGcaaatcaaaaccctaattgTCCCTCTCATGCTCTCCGCCACTCCCCGAATTCAGAGTCAGCTCAGTGAAGCCCTTTCGCTGATCGGGAAACATGATTTCCCGAAAAAATGGCCTTCATTATTGCCTGAGCTCGTGTCAAGTCTTCGAACTGCATCACAATCATCTGATTACGCCACCATCAATGGAATTCTCGGTACCGCAAATTCGATATTCAAGAAGTTTAGGTACCAATACAAGACCAATGATCTTCTTCTTGATTTGAAGTATTGCCTCGACAATTTTGCAGCGCCTTTATTAGAAATCTTTCTCAAAACTGCCGCATTAATTGATTCCGTGGTTAACTCCGGAGGTCCTGCTGTGGCAGCCACCCTCCGGCCTCTGATTGAATCCCAGAGGCTATGTTGtagaatattttattctttaaattttcaagaattaCCCGAGTTTTTTGAGGATCACATGAAAGAGTGGATGGGTGAGTTTAAAAAATACCTCACTATGAGGTATCCAGCTCTTGAAGAGGGCAGTGGGGATGGGCTTGCAGTTGTTGATGAGCTTCGAGCTGCAGTATGTGAGAATATTAGTCTTTATATTGAGAAAAATGAGGAGGAGTTTCAGGAGTACTTGAATGATTTTGCACTTGCTGTGTGGAGCTTACTCACGACTGTTTCAGCATCTTCTAGCCGTGACCGGCTTACCATTACTGCAATTAAGTTTTTGACTACTGTTAGTACAAGTGTGCACCACACATTGTTTGCAGCTGATAATGTGATATCTCAGATTTGTCAGGGCATTGTGATTCCAAATGTGCGGTTAAGGGATGAAGATGAGGAGCTTTTTGAGATGAACTATGTTGAGTTTGTTAGGAGGGATATGGAAGGGAGCGATCTTGATACAAGGAGGAGGATTGCTTGTGAACTTCTCAAAGGGATTGCTACGAATTATAAGGAAAGGGTGACTGCTATTGTTTCAGTACAGATCCAAAATATGTTAGGCTCCTTTGCTACGAACCCAGCTGTGAATTGGAAGGATAAGGACTGTGCCATATACTTGGTTGTCTCACTTGCCACTAAGAAGGCTGGGGGTAATTCTGTCTCAACTGACCTAGTCAATGTTGAGAGTTTCTTTGGATCAGTTATTGTTCCAGAGTTGAAGAGTCAGGATGTGAATGGGTTCCCGATGCTCAAGGCAGGTGCACTTAAGTTCTTTACAATGTTTCGAAATCAGATATCAAAGCCCATTGCAATTGCATTGGTTCCAGATGTGGTTCGATTCCTTGGTTCAGAGTCAAATGTCGTCCATTCATATGCTGCAAATTGCATTGAGAAACTCTTGCTGGTCAAGGAAGAGGGAGGAATGGCAAGATACACTTCCTCGGATATTAGTCCATTTTTGCCAGTTCTGATTGGCAATCTTTTTAATGCTTTGAAGTTTCCAGATTCTGAGGAGAATCAATACATCATGAAGTGTATCATGCGGGTTCTTGGAGTTGCTGACATCACTCGTGAGGTTGCTGGTCCTTGCATCTTGGAGTTGACTAATGTTCTTGCTGAAGTTtgcaaaaacccaaaaaatccAGTCTTTAATCACTATCTGTTTGAAGCCGTTGCAGTTCTTGTTAGGCGGGCCTGTGAAAAGGACGCATCTCTCATATCTGCCTTTGAAGGAAGCCTCTTTCCCAGCCTCCAAACCATCCTGGTTAACGATGTAACAGAGTTTTTCCCTTATGCGTTCCAACTATTAGCTCAGCTTGTTGAGTTGAATAGACCACCCATCCCACCCAGCTACATGCAAATATTTGAACTCCTCTTGTCACCTGATTCATGGCGAAAAACTGCAAATGTTCCTGCCCTAGTGCGTCTGCTTCAGGCCTTCCTTCAGAAGGCGCCCCATGAGCTTAACAGAGAGGGGAGGCTTAGCCAGGTACTTGGAATATTTGAAAGGCTTATCTCATCTCATACAACAGATGAACAGGGCTTCTATGTGCTCAACACTGTGATTGAGAATCTCGGATATGAAGTTATTGCGCCCTATGTGAGTCACATCTGGGCTACCCTATTTGGACGGCTTCAAAAGAACAGGACAGTAAAGTTTGTGAAGTCTTTCCTGATATTTATGTCTTTGTTTCTGGTCAAGCATGGCTCCACAAACCTTGTGGATTCGATCAATGCTGTTCAGCCCAATATATTTCTTGTGATTTTGGAGCAGTTCTGGATACCAAATCTTAAGCTGATTACAGGAGCTATTGAGCTGAAGTTAACTTCAGTTGCTTCAACCCGGCTTCTTTGCGAATCTCCAGCACTCTTGGATCCTACATCTGTTAAACAATGGGGGAAATTACTGGATAGCATTATTACCCTTCTTTCACGGCCAGAACAGGATAGAGTTGAGGTGGAACCAGAAGTTCTGGATATCGGGGAGACTATGGTTTATGCTGCCACCTACGTCCCACTTCAGAATGCTGGGAGGAAAGAGGAGGATCCtttaaaggaaataaaggaTCCGAAGGAATTCTTGGTTGCTTCATTGGCAAATCTTTCTGCTCATTCCCCCGGACGGTATCCTCAAATCATCAATGAGAATCTTGATCAAGCTAATCAAACTGCATTACTTCAACTTTGTGGTACTTATAAGCTCCCCATTGTTTAA